A region of Malaciobacter marinus DNA encodes the following proteins:
- a CDS encoding glycosyltransferase: protein MKKFLYITDQDEYTDHSFIGAFFEKYLGKYFDTNILYFSEFKSDFERKDEQRFILPLKLKKDLLDELSKNGIDIDSYDYIVVRNDFDTLKHILKRKIKHNYKVGFRLSFSKRIVKLQEDEVSNKKSIFDVIGNSIKTISETNLINESDIFIPTSEHIKKEFFPNIKIKTFTIPPAIDPEVLHENIQHVEDFKRFFYAGTLDKLRDFETILKAFSQINSNQFKLSISTKDPKYAEEMLSRFPNLKNCVEIYNARTKSELLQLIAKADVGLSILPDIALFNSSTPVKILDYYSSGIPCIMTNSTNNQELFKSDNEAWFCKFDETSIKEKLEEIISLSKEEVAQIGINGQKRLLEVRNYEKISKNFALELDLL, encoded by the coding sequence ATGAAAAAGTTTCTATATATAACAGATCAAGACGAATATACTGATCATAGTTTTATTGGTGCCTTTTTTGAAAAATATCTAGGTAAATATTTTGATACAAATATTCTTTATTTTTCTGAATTTAAATCAGATTTTGAAAGAAAAGATGAACAAAGATTTATACTACCATTAAAATTAAAAAAAGATTTACTAGATGAGTTATCAAAAAATGGTATAGATATAGATTCATATGATTATATTGTAGTAAGAAATGATTTTGACACTTTAAAGCATATATTAAAAAGAAAAATCAAACATAATTATAAAGTTGGATTTAGATTATCTTTTTCAAAAAGAATTGTAAAACTACAAGAAGATGAAGTAAGTAATAAAAAAAGTATTTTTGATGTTATAGGAAATAGTATAAAAACAATAAGTGAAACAAATCTTATAAATGAAAGTGATATATTTATCCCTACTTCTGAACATATAAAAAAAGAGTTTTTCCCAAACATAAAAATAAAAACTTTTACAATTCCTCCTGCAATTGATCCAGAAGTTTTACATGAGAATATCCAGCATGTAGAAGATTTCAAAAGATTTTTTTATGCGGGAACACTAGATAAACTTAGAGATTTTGAAACAATATTAAAAGCATTTAGCCAAATAAATAGCAATCAATTTAAACTTTCAATCTCTACTAAAGATCCAAAATATGCAGAAGAAATGCTTTCAAGGTTTCCTAATTTAAAAAACTGCGTAGAAATTTATAATGCAAGAACAAAGAGTGAACTTTTACAACTAATAGCAAAAGCTGACGTAGGATTATCTATCTTACCTGATATTGCACTATTTAATAGTTCAACACCTGTTAAAATTCTTGATTACTATTCTAGTGGTATTCCTTGTATTATGACAAATAGTACAAATAATCAAGAGCTATTTAAAAGTGATAATGAAGCTTGGTTTTGTAAATTTGATGAAACATCAATAAAAGAAAAACTTGAAGAGATTATTAGTTTATCTAAAGAAGAAGTAGCACAAATAGGAATAAATGGACAAAAAAGATTACTTGAAGTAAGAAACTATGAAAAAATATCTAAAAATTTTGCTTTAGAATTAGATTTATTATAA
- a CDS encoding bile acid:sodium symporter family protein produces the protein MIKKISILFPLWAILVSIFAYFQPEAVVGFKSWIIPLLVFIMFCMGITLKVEDFKRVLTKPKIIAITILLQFLLMPLAAFVISRLLNFSTELLVGMILVGAVSGGTASNVIAFLAKADVALSITMTVVSTLLSIVITPYLTLLYVGQTVPVPVFSMLLSTMKIVLLPVLLGLVLNHFFHKHIAKREELFALLSIGSIIFIIAIVIGLNQERISSIAISMFVGIILHNLIGLSGGYYISKLLGYEHKVCKTVAIEVGMQNSGLAVALATKYFTPLSALPGAIFSIWHNISGSIIAGYWSKKAQ, from the coding sequence ATGATTAAAAAAATTTCAATATTATTTCCTTTATGGGCAATTTTAGTATCAATTTTTGCATATTTTCAGCCTGAGGCTGTAGTTGGTTTTAAAAGTTGGATTATTCCACTTTTAGTTTTTATTATGTTTTGTATGGGTATTACTTTAAAGGTTGAGGATTTTAAAAGAGTTTTAACAAAACCAAAAATAATTGCAATTACTATACTTTTACAGTTTTTGCTTATGCCTTTGGCTGCTTTTGTTATTTCAAGGTTATTGAATTTTTCTACAGAGTTATTAGTAGGAATGATTTTAGTTGGTGCCGTTTCAGGTGGAACAGCTTCAAATGTAATTGCTTTTTTAGCAAAAGCTGATGTAGCTTTATCTATAACAATGACAGTAGTTTCAACACTTTTATCAATTGTAATAACTCCATATTTGACACTACTTTATGTGGGACAAACTGTACCTGTACCAGTATTTAGCATGCTTTTAAGTACTATGAAGATAGTTCTTTTACCTGTACTTTTAGGTCTTGTGTTAAATCATTTTTTTCATAAACATATTGCAAAAAGAGAAGAATTATTTGCACTTTTATCAATAGGTTCTATTATTTTTATAATTGCAATTGTAATTGGTTTAAATCAAGAAAGAATAAGTAGTATTGCAATTTCAATGTTTGTTGGAATAATTTTACATAATTTAATTGGACTTTCTGGAGGATACTATATTTCAAAACTTTTAGGATATGAGCATAAAGTATGCAAAACAGTTGCAATTGAAGTTGGTATGCAAAACTCAGGTTTAGCTGTTGCTCTTGCTACAAAGTACTTTACACCATTAAGTGCTTTACCAGGAGCTATATTTAGTATTTGGCATAATATCTCAGGTTCAATTATTGCAGGATATTGGTCAAAAAAAGCACAATAA
- a CDS encoding acyl-CoA thioesterase, with protein sequence MEYGTQRLVMYPHLNAAGILFGGQALAWIDEEVIIFAANKLGTTRLALVKMSEVRFKNPANIGDILVIGTELVKTGRTSITVRCELRNKTTDKVIVNVDEVIMVALDYNKQPTPHGLPEPD encoded by the coding sequence ATGGAATATGGAACACAAAGATTAGTTATGTATCCTCATTTAAATGCAGCGGGAATTTTATTTGGAGGACAAGCTTTAGCATGGATTGATGAAGAGGTTATCATCTTTGCAGCTAATAAACTTGGAACTACAAGACTTGCTTTAGTAAAAATGAGTGAGGTTAGATTTAAAAACCCTGCAAATATTGGGGATATTTTAGTTATTGGAACAGAACTTGTAAAAACAGGTAGAACTTCTATTACAGTTAGGTGTGAGCTTAGAAATAAAACTACAGATAAGGTTATTGTAAATGTAGATGAAGTTATTATGGTTGCACTTGATTATAATAAACAACCAACTCCACATGGCCTTCCAGAACCTGATTAA
- a CDS encoding MarC family protein: MEDYLANFLQEAITFFAIMDPIGISAVALSILSPNITKTEINKVAYKTTYTIVISFFVVIIAGEFVLKVFGLDINSLKVMGGLVLLLMALSMISGNIKVKSNDEDKLNEELAIIPIAIPIVFGTGLFSTIIIFKHEADGFIDLASISIAYCLNAIIFYFIFKNSIHIKRYLGQTGQNVITKLMGLIVGALAIQFIISGVVTLAKSYLN; this comes from the coding sequence GTGGAAGATTACTTAGCTAATTTTCTGCAAGAAGCAATTACTTTTTTTGCTATTATGGATCCTATTGGAATTAGTGCTGTTGCTTTATCAATATTAAGTCCAAATATAACAAAAACCGAGATTAACAAAGTAGCTTATAAAACAACTTATACAATAGTTATCTCTTTTTTTGTTGTTATTATTGCTGGTGAGTTTGTATTAAAAGTATTTGGATTAGATATAAATTCATTGAAAGTAATGGGTGGATTAGTATTATTACTTATGGCACTTTCTATGATAAGTGGAAATATAAAAGTAAAATCAAATGATGAAGATAAATTAAATGAAGAATTAGCAATTATTCCAATTGCAATACCTATTGTATTTGGAACGGGACTATTTTCTACAATTATTATTTTTAAACATGAAGCAGATGGTTTTATAGATTTAGCTTCTATTAGTATTGCTTATTGTTTAAATGCTATTATATTCTATTTTATTTTTAAAAATTCTATTCATATTAAAAGATATCTTGGTCAAACTGGACAAAATGTTATTACAAAACTTATGGGTTTAATTGTAGGAGCTTTAGCAATACAGTTTATAATTAGTGGTGTTGTTACTTTGGCTAAAAGCTACTTAAATTGA
- a CDS encoding class I SAM-dependent methyltransferase, protein MKYEDIDFNELYKKQKELTTFKPKAKEAWDEKASSMNQRVHKSVYNEQFIQRLDLQEIETVLDVGCGVGNLSLKLAPKLKKVYSLDYSTKMLELLNENAKNNDITNIKTINKSWYDDWSDVPNADLVIASRSMEVKDMKEALIKLNDKANKKVVISYKKGGSFVSDEILDVLNKDIIKKPDYIYVVNILYSLGIKAEVNFIDSEGRNTIYKSKQKFVDSISWSLDSLNDEEIKRLEQHYDSLDLTKKQEQDYVQWALISWNKKD, encoded by the coding sequence GTGAAGTATGAAGATATAGATTTCAATGAGTTATATAAAAAACAAAAAGAGCTTACAACTTTTAAACCAAAAGCAAAAGAGGCTTGGGATGAAAAAGCTAGTTCTATGAATCAAAGAGTTCACAAATCAGTATATAATGAACAATTTATTCAAAGATTAGACTTACAAGAAATTGAGACAGTTTTAGATGTGGGATGTGGAGTTGGAAATCTATCATTAAAATTAGCACCAAAATTAAAAAAAGTTTATAGTTTAGACTATTCAACAAAGATGTTAGAACTATTAAATGAAAATGCAAAAAATAATGATATAACAAATATTAAAACAATCAATAAGTCTTGGTATGATGATTGGAGTGATGTTCCAAATGCAGATTTAGTTATTGCTTCAAGATCAATGGAAGTAAAAGATATGAAAGAAGCTTTGATAAAATTAAATGACAAAGCAAATAAAAAAGTTGTTATTTCATATAAAAAAGGTGGTTCTTTTGTAAGTGATGAAATCTTAGATGTATTAAACAAAGATATTATAAAAAAACCTGATTATATTTATGTGGTAAATATTTTGTATTCACTAGGAATTAAAGCAGAAGTTAACTTTATTGATAGTGAGGGAAGAAATACTATTTATAAATCAAAACAGAAGTTTGTTGATTCTATTTCTTGGAGTTTAGATTCTTTAAACGACGAAGAGATAAAACGTTTAGAACAACACTATGATTCATTAGATTTAACAAAAAAACAAGAACAAGACTATGTACAGTGGGCACTTATTTCGTGGAATAAGAAGGATTAA
- a CDS encoding DMT family transporter, with amino-acid sequence MFLKLKSFIVPLAFITLSGAGFVFIQMGLTYASSMAFLELRYLFAFIVLLFVVFVFKLKFPNSLIEIFHIGIAGILSVGVFSIACFNSIDYGLSPAFCLLIISLQPIVVSFLAMRFLGESVSIKAWFGLLFGLVGVILVLGFDSEINKNELIGFLFAVLGLLGMSFGSLYQKKYCSNMNLITGGVIQTFVSAIVVLPLLYFEDIRVSFNGEFIIALFYMSVIASIGVMSLLYYMIRHGEVSKVSSLFYLLPVVSVLVAYFVLDNKIESNVFIGIIIVLISMGLINKNYSKKLVIKKA; translated from the coding sequence ATGTTTTTAAAATTAAAATCTTTTATAGTACCACTAGCTTTTATTACTCTTTCTGGTGCTGGTTTTGTATTTATTCAAATGGGTTTAACTTATGCAAGTAGTATGGCTTTTTTAGAGTTGAGATATTTATTTGCATTTATTGTATTGCTATTTGTTGTATTTGTATTTAAATTAAAATTTCCAAATAGCTTAATCGAAATATTTCATATTGGTATTGCTGGAATCTTATCTGTAGGAGTTTTTTCTATTGCATGTTTTAATTCAATTGATTATGGCTTATCACCTGCTTTTTGTTTATTGATTATCTCTTTACAGCCTATTGTTGTTTCATTTCTTGCAATGAGATTTTTAGGTGAATCTGTAAGTATTAAAGCATGGTTTGGATTATTATTTGGATTAGTTGGAGTAATTCTTGTATTGGGATTTGATAGTGAAATTAACAAAAACGAATTAATTGGTTTTTTATTTGCTGTATTAGGATTACTAGGTATGAGTTTTGGAAGTCTTTATCAAAAAAAATATTGCTCAAATATGAATTTGATTACAGGTGGAGTTATTCAGACTTTTGTTTCTGCAATTGTTGTATTGCCTTTATTATATTTTGAAGATATAAGGGTTTCATTTAATGGAGAATTTATAATTGCTTTATTTTATATGTCTGTGATTGCTAGTATTGGAGTTATGTCTTTGTTATATTATATGATTAGACATGGTGAAGTATCAAAAGTATCTTCATTATTTTATTTATTACCAGTAGTTTCAGTTCTTGTAGCTTATTTTGTTTTAGATAATAAAATAGAGTCAAATGTATTTATAGGAATTATTATTGTTCTTATTTCAATGGGATTAATAAACAAAAATTATTCTAAAAAACTTGTAATAAAGAAAGCTTAA
- a CDS encoding cysteine hydrolase family protein produces MNKALLIIDIQNDYFEKGKNPLVNSNEASLKAKEILTHFRKNKLPVFHIQHINTKKDATFFVCDTKGVNIHENVAPLSSEIVIKKNFPNSFLKTKLQEELEKKDIKELVICGMMSHMCIDSTTRAAFDLSYKCTVLSDACATKDLEFLGEKIPAKTVHNSYMSALKTIFSQVISVKEYIKEE; encoded by the coding sequence ATGAATAAAGCATTATTAATTATAGATATTCAAAATGATTATTTTGAAAAAGGAAAAAATCCATTAGTGAACTCTAATGAAGCTAGTTTAAAAGCAAAAGAGATTTTAACGCACTTTAGAAAAAATAAATTACCAGTTTTTCACATTCAACATATAAATACAAAAAAAGATGCAACTTTTTTTGTTTGTGATACAAAAGGAGTAAATATACATGAAAATGTTGCTCCTTTATCAAGTGAGATTGTAATAAAGAAAAATTTTCCAAATAGTTTTTTAAAAACAAAACTACAAGAAGAACTTGAAAAAAAAGATATAAAAGAGTTGGTTATTTGTGGTATGATGAGTCATATGTGTATTGATTCTACAACAAGAGCAGCTTTTGATTTATCTTATAAATGCACAGTTTTAAGTGATGCTTGTGCTACAAAAGATTTAGAGTTTTTAGGTGAGAAAATTCCTGCAAAAACAGTTCATAACTCTTATATGTCAGCATTAAAAACTATTTTTTCACAAGTAATTAGCGTAAAAGAGTATATAAAAGAAGAATAA
- a CDS encoding amino acid ABC transporter permease, with the protein MSKKQSLAQNKTLGHIIALAFYMAVGYFLFTAASNMNYEWKWTSIPKYFVYEQTQSVTAPVGGVLIEDKGKYYLENDDGKTLLNIDSSYTFEYEIGADIYEFDNIASRTTTKIGPVLKGFWITIKISFFAAILTYLLGIITALMKLSTFVFLRDIATVYITLVRGTPLLVQIFLFYFIIANIFGLDRFVAGVLSLGIFFGAYMAEILRGAIQSIDKGQLEAANSLGISHFQALRHIIFPQALKRALPTLVGEMIALVKDSSLVSVIAITDLTKVGREIVANTFSPFETWIVIALVYLSITFSLSYLGHLLEKKYNAKGGMS; encoded by the coding sequence ATGAGTAAAAAACAGTCTTTAGCACAAAATAAAACACTAGGGCATATTATTGCTTTAGCGTTTTATATGGCAGTTGGATATTTTTTATTTACTGCTGCATCAAATATGAATTATGAGTGGAAGTGGACTTCTATTCCAAAGTATTTCGTTTATGAACAAACTCAAAGTGTAACTGCACCAGTTGGTGGTGTTTTGATAGAAGATAAAGGGAAGTACTACTTAGAAAATGATGATGGGAAAACCCTTTTAAATATTGATAGTAGTTATACATTTGAATATGAAATTGGTGCGGATATTTATGAATTTGATAATATTGCTTCTAGAACAACAACTAAAATTGGTCCTGTTTTAAAAGGCTTTTGGATAACTATCAAAATATCCTTTTTTGCAGCAATATTGACATATTTATTAGGTATTATAACTGCATTGATGAAATTATCTACTTTTGTATTTTTACGGGATATTGCAACAGTTTATATTACTCTTGTTAGAGGAACTCCTTTATTAGTTCAGATTTTTTTATTTTATTTTATAATTGCGAATATTTTTGGATTAGATAGATTTGTTGCAGGGGTATTATCTCTTGGTATATTTTTTGGTGCATATATGGCTGAAATATTAAGAGGTGCAATTCAATCAATAGATAAAGGCCAACTTGAAGCTGCAAATTCATTAGGAATTTCTCATTTTCAAGCCTTAAGACATATTATTTTTCCTCAAGCTTTGAAAAGAGCTTTACCTACACTTGTAGGAGAAATGATAGCACTTGTAAAAGATTCTTCATTAGTTTCTGTTATTGCAATTACAGATTTAACAAAGGTTGGAAGAGAAATAGTTGCAAATACATTTTCTCCTTTTGAAACATGGATTGTCATTGCTTTAGTTTATTTAAGTATAACATTTTCATTAAGTTATCTAGGGCATTTACTAGAAAAGAAATATAATGCAAAAGGTGGGATGTCATAA
- a CDS encoding DMT family transporter encodes MYFYIKRSILPFFFMFLYGSGFIFCEYGLKNSSAMAFLELRFFIAFCILFLITIVFKIPFPKTKKEFFQIAFAGSLTVGIFSIGGFLSISYGISGATNALIIALQPIIVTFLALKLLDEDVNKKVCLGLIIGFVGVGFVVYTKIDFSSTTLLGLFWSFVSLMGLSIGSLYQKKYCSHMNLYSGGTIQTLSSTILVIPFLLYEDSHINWNLDFTIALLYMTVGVSIGALSLLYVMIKNGEISKVSSIFYLVPVSAVVVSFFLLEEKIEANQIIGIITIIIGIILINKRKIYE; translated from the coding sequence ATGTATTTTTATATAAAAAGATCAATTTTGCCATTTTTCTTTATGTTTTTATATGGAAGTGGTTTTATCTTTTGTGAATATGGCTTAAAAAATTCATCTGCAATGGCTTTTTTAGAATTGCGATTTTTTATTGCTTTTTGTATATTATTTTTGATTACTATTGTTTTTAAAATACCTTTTCCAAAAACAAAAAAAGAGTTTTTTCAAATTGCATTTGCAGGTAGTTTGACAGTTGGAATATTTTCAATAGGAGGATTCTTATCTATTAGTTATGGAATCTCTGGTGCTACAAATGCCTTAATAATAGCTTTACAACCAATAATAGTAACTTTTTTGGCGTTAAAACTTTTAGATGAAGATGTAAATAAAAAAGTTTGCTTGGGTTTGATTATAGGTTTTGTTGGGGTTGGATTTGTTGTATATACAAAAATTGATTTTTCTTCAACAACTTTGCTTGGATTGTTTTGGTCATTTGTTTCTTTAATGGGTTTGAGTATTGGAAGTTTATATCAAAAAAAGTATTGTTCTCATATGAACCTTTACTCAGGTGGTACAATACAAACTTTAAGTTCAACTATTTTAGTAATACCATTTTTACTTTACGAAGATAGTCATATTAATTGGAATTTAGATTTTACTATTGCTTTATTATATATGACAGTGGGGGTTAGTATTGGTGCCTTGTCACTTTTATATGTAATGATAAAGAATGGTGAAATTTCAAAAGTTTCATCGATTTTTTATTTAGTGCCAGTAAGTGCAGTTGTTGTTTCTTTTTTCTTATTAGAAGAAAAAATAGAAGCTAATCAAATTATAGGAATTATTACAATAATAATAGGAATAATTTTAATCAATAAAAGGAAAATTTATGAATAA
- a CDS encoding amino acid ABC transporter ATP-binding protein translates to MIKMNKINKYFDDFHVLKDIDFSVKQGEIVVICGPSGSGKSTLIRCINGLEEVDDGEITVDDLHIHNSKKNLKAIRSEVGMVFQHFNLFPHLTILENITIAPTLVKNISKKDAHEIAMELLKKVKLEDKANAYPADLSGGQKQRVAIARSLAMKPKVILFDEPTSALDPETIGDVLSVMKDLAKENYTLVCVTHEMGFAKEVGDRIVFMDNGAIVEENTPLEFFNNPKSQRAKKFLKEILVH, encoded by the coding sequence ATAATAAAGATGAATAAAATCAATAAATATTTTGATGATTTTCATGTACTTAAAGATATAGATTTCTCAGTAAAACAAGGTGAAATTGTAGTTATTTGTGGACCTAGTGGTTCTGGTAAATCTACATTAATTAGATGTATTAATGGTCTTGAAGAAGTTGATGATGGTGAAATTACAGTTGATGATTTACATATTCATAATAGTAAAAAAAATTTAAAAGCTATAAGAAGTGAAGTTGGAATGGTATTCCAACATTTTAATCTTTTCCCACATTTAACAATTTTAGAAAATATCACAATAGCTCCAACTCTAGTTAAGAATATTTCAAAAAAAGATGCACATGAAATAGCAATGGAACTTTTAAAAAAAGTAAAACTAGAAGATAAAGCAAATGCATATCCAGCTGATTTAAGTGGTGGACAAAAACAAAGAGTTGCAATTGCACGAAGTTTAGCAATGAAGCCAAAAGTAATACTTTTTGATGAACCTACATCTGCACTTGATCCAGAAACAATAGGAGATGTGCTTTCAGTTATGAAAGATTTAGCAAAAGAGAATTATACATTAGTTTGCGTTACTCATGAAATGGGATTTGCTAAAGAAGTAGGAGATAGAATTGTATTTATGGATAATGGTGCAATTGTAGAAGAAAATACTCCCTTAGAATTTTTTAATAACCCAAAAAGTCAAAGAGCAAAAAAATTCTTAAAAGAAATATTAGTACATTAA
- a CDS encoding NUDIX domain-containing protein, which translates to MSDYIETIGCFDIVLDPYNGITVEKNTMPNNSIEFEKNLLQLINYCLKKQRRLIWITIDITKSSFIPIAVKHGFEFHTCEHNYVFMVKQLVKNAIIPTAVNHTLGVGVVVINENEELLVIKEKISKIGYKLPGGHIDNGELISTAVARETYEETGIKVEFESIISLGHFYPHQFEQSNLYILCSAKALSYNININDTDEIEDAKWVNVYEYLCDENVFEYNKVIINAVLNKNGFISKNLESFKNIPKDYELFFPKK; encoded by the coding sequence ATGAGTGATTATATTGAAACTATTGGCTGCTTTGATATTGTTTTAGATCCATATAATGGAATTACAGTAGAAAAAAATACAATGCCAAATAACAGTATAGAGTTTGAAAAAAATCTACTACAATTAATAAATTACTGTTTAAAAAAACAAAGAAGACTCATATGGATAACTATTGATATAACAAAAAGTAGTTTTATACCAATTGCAGTAAAACATGGATTTGAGTTTCATACATGTGAGCATAATTATGTATTTATGGTAAAACAATTAGTGAAAAATGCCATAATACCAACTGCTGTAAATCATACTTTAGGTGTAGGGGTTGTTGTCATAAATGAAAATGAAGAACTTCTTGTAATAAAAGAAAAAATATCAAAAATAGGCTATAAACTTCCTGGTGGTCACATAGATAATGGTGAACTAATTTCAACTGCTGTGGCAAGGGAAACATATGAAGAAACAGGTATAAAAGTTGAATTTGAATCAATCATTAGTTTAGGACATTTTTATCCCCATCAATTTGAACAATCTAATTTATATATTTTATGTTCTGCAAAAGCACTTTCATATAATATAAATATTAATGATACTGATGAAATAGAAGATGCAAAGTGGGTAAATGTATATGAATACTTATGTGATGAAAATGTTTTTGAATATAATAAAGTTATTATAAATGCAGTTTTAAATAAAAATGGTTTCATCAGTAAAAACTTAGAGAGTTTTAAAAATATACCAAAAGATTATGAATTATTTTTTCCAAAAAAATAG
- a CDS encoding phytanoyl-CoA dioxygenase family protein: protein MKLTNEQIEEFNENGFLLIRNFASEELCNKILEKANYHLDNKIQPIESEQEYLKINEGNITVRRLRQVYDREDVFKEWMTDTKIRPILKQLLNDTPVLTLAHHNSIMTKMPKDSSRTTWHQDRRYWNFENDDLISIWLSLDDEYLDNGLLEFIPKSHKLNLKKEQFDERINFKDNIKENKELINNAVHYNLNKGDIVLFHCKTLHHAHKNNTKKPKISFVYTVKAKANNFIKNTRSDFKEVVLED from the coding sequence ATGAAACTAACAAATGAACAAATAGAAGAGTTTAATGAAAATGGTTTTTTACTAATTAGAAATTTTGCAAGTGAAGAACTTTGTAATAAAATCTTAGAAAAAGCAAATTACCATTTGGATAATAAAATCCAACCAATTGAAAGTGAACAAGAGTATTTAAAAATTAATGAAGGAAATATTACGGTTAGAAGATTAAGACAAGTTTATGATAGAGAAGATGTTTTTAAAGAGTGGATGACAGATACTAAAATAAGACCTATTTTAAAGCAACTTTTAAATGATACGCCTGTTTTAACCCTTGCACATCATAATTCAATTATGACAAAAATGCCAAAAGATAGTTCAAGAACAACTTGGCATCAAGATAGAAGGTATTGGAACTTTGAAAATGATGACTTAATTAGTATTTGGTTAAGTTTAGATGATGAGTATTTAGATAATGGTTTATTAGAGTTTATTCCAAAATCTCATAAATTAAATTTAAAAAAAGAACAATTTGATGAAAGAATAAATTTCAAAGATAATATAAAAGAGAATAAAGAGCTAATTAATAATGCAGTTCATTATAATCTAAATAAAGGTGATATTGTTTTATTTCATTGTAAAACATTACATCATGCACATAAAAATAATACAAAAAAACCTAAAATATCATTTGTTTATACAGTAAAAGCAAAAGCTAATAATTTTATTAAAAATACTAGAAGTGATTTTAAAGAAGTAGTTTTAGAAGATTAA
- a CDS encoding transporter substrate-binding domain-containing protein: MKKILLIMLVFLTSTLCAGDLNLWKNSTLNKIVQRGELRVGLDPGYMPFEMKDKKGRLIGYDIDIARIMAREMGVKLKIVPTGFGGIIAGLLTDKFDIIIAGMTITQKRNLKVNFSDSYLVIGQTVLINNKFANEIKDAKQLDDKKYIITAKLGQTGEIVARKFFKNAKINTFDTEVEAVSEVLNGNATAFVNDKPYNSIFMASKGKGRLVHLDKPLTYEPLAFAIKKGDPDFLNWLNNFLKQIKEDKLVDTYDKLYKKWFVNTNWLKRVQ, translated from the coding sequence ATGAAAAAAATACTTTTAATAATGTTAGTTTTTTTAACTTCAACATTATGTGCAGGTGATTTGAATTTATGGAAAAATTCAACACTAAATAAAATTGTACAAAGAGGTGAGCTAAGAGTAGGGCTAGACCCTGGATATATGCCTTTTGAAATGAAAGATAAAAAAGGTAGACTTATTGGTTATGATATTGATATTGCAAGAATAATGGCAAGAGAAATGGGTGTAAAACTAAAAATAGTTCCTACTGGATTTGGAGGAATTATTGCAGGACTTTTAACTGATAAGTTTGATATTATAATTGCTGGTATGACTATAACTCAAAAAAGAAACTTAAAAGTTAATTTTTCAGATTCATATCTAGTAATTGGTCAAACTGTATTAATAAATAATAAATTTGCAAATGAAATTAAAGATGCAAAACAATTAGATGATAAAAAATATATAATTACAGCAAAACTTGGACAAACAGGTGAAATTGTTGCTAGAAAATTTTTTAAAAATGCAAAAATAAATACTTTTGATACAGAAGTAGAAGCTGTTTCTGAAGTGTTAAATGGAAATGCAACTGCATTTGTAAATGATAAACCTTATAACTCAATATTTATGGCTAGTAAAGGAAAAGGAAGATTAGTTCATTTGGATAAACCTTTAACATATGAACCTTTAGCATTCGCTATTAAAAAAGGCGACCCTGATTTTCTTAATTGGTTAAATAACTTCTTGAAACAAATTAAAGAAGATAAATTAGTAGATACTTATGATAAATTATATAAAAAATGGTTTGTTAATACAAATTGGTTAAAAAGAGTTCAGTAA